One segment of Primulina tabacum isolate GXHZ01 chromosome 6, ASM2559414v2, whole genome shotgun sequence DNA contains the following:
- the LOC142548805 gene encoding uncharacterized protein LOC142548805 — protein MEDSSKYAHSPAHLFVLRRDYVALRRIVAALPRLAKAGEVNTEAESVAAERDADAVSAVIDRRDVPGRETPLHLAVRLRDAISAEILMAAGADWSLQNENGWSALQEAVCTREENIAMIIARHYQPLAWAKWCRRLPRIVASAARIRDFYMEISFHFESSVIPFIGRIAPSDTYRIWKRGSNLRADMTLAGFDGFRIQRSDQTFLFLGEGHSSEDGNVSLPPGSLIVLAHKEKEITNAFEGAGVQPSEAEVAHEVALMSQTNMYRPGIDVTQAELVSHLNWRRQERTEMVGTWKAKVYDMLHVMVSVKSRRVPGAMTDEELFSVNDDDRMASAGEHDDYDDVLTAEERIQLDSALHTGAGFGEDEDSEEDCHENLNGGSFESCESIGVAKEKKSWFGWNKKGAKTPGDESEDSKSLKFSKLASDDSKQKSNDSQRSSSEFLREDSGDLKKSKDKSGKKKKKKGASGEPKNESEYKKGLRPVLWLTPDFPLKTEELLPLLDILANKVKAVRRLRELLTTKLPLGTFPVKIAIPIVPTIRVLVTFTKFEELQPTEEFSTPLSSPAHFQDGKSKESESSTSWISWMRGSRGGQSNDSEGRSFRDEVDPFHIPSDYTWVDANEKRRRMKAKKAKSKKHKRHGTTRNPDGNGMHRPCEDIE, from the exons ATGGAGGATTCGTCAAAATATGCACATAGTCCCGCCCATTTGTTCGTGCTGCGGCGTGATTATGTAGCATTGAGAAGGATCGTGGCAGCACTCCCTCGGCTAGCGAAAGCAGGGGAGGTTAACACGGAGGCCGAGTCTGTGGCTGCTGAACGTGATGCTGATGCTGTGTCTGCGGTGATTGACAGACGGGATGTTCCTGGAAGGGAAACCCCATTGCACCTCGCTGTGCGTTTGCGTGATGCGATTTCAGCTGAAATTTTAATGGCCGCAGGTGCTGATTGGAGTCTTCAGAATGAGAATGGATGGAGTGCGCTCCAGGAGGCAGTTTGTACTCGGGAGGAGAATATTGCCATGATAATTGCCAGACACTACCAGCCTCTTGCCTGGGCAAAATGGTGCCGTAGACTTCCTAGGATTGTGGCTTCAGCAGCCCGAATACGTGACTTCTATATGGAGATAAGCTTCCACTTTGAGAGCTCAGTTATACCATTCATCGGTAGAATTGCCCCATCAGACACTTATCGAATATGGAAACGTGGTTCTAATCTACGAGCAGATATGACCCTTGCTGGGTTTGATGGGTTTCGTATTCAACGCTCTGATCAAACGTTTCTCTTTCTTGGAGAGGGGCATTCATCAGAAGATGGAAATGTCTCTTTGCCTCCGGGCTCTTTGATTGTGCTTGCCCACAAGGAAAAAGAGATTACAAATGCTTTTGAAGGAGCTGGCGTGCAACCATCGGAAGCTGAAGTTGCTCATGAAGTGGCTTTGATGTCTCAAACTAACATGTATAGGCCGGGAATTGATGTTACTCAGGCGGAGCTTGTTTCTCATTTAAATTGGAGAAGACAGGAAAGAACTGAGATGGTTGGAACTTGGAAGGCCAAGGTTTATGATATGCTTCATGTGATGGTGAGTGTGAAATCGAGGAGGGTTCCAGGGGCTATGACTGATGAGGAACTATTTTCAGTTAATGACGATGACAGAATGGCCAGTGCAGGTGAGCATGACGATTATGATGATGTATTGACAGCTGAAGAAAGAATACAGTTAGATTCTGCACTTCACACGGGAGCTGGTTTTGGGGAGGATGAAGACTCTGAAGAGGACTGTCATGAAAACTTAAATGGTGGTTCTTTTGAAAGTTGTGAATCTATTGGCGTTGCCAAAGAGAAGAAAAGTTGGTTTGGTTGGAATAAGAAAGGTGCAAAGACCCCTGGAGACGAGTCCGAGGATTCAAAGAGTCTTAAATTCTCAAAGTTGGCATCCGATGATAGCAAGCAGAAGTCCAATGACAGCCAAAGATCTTCGTCTGAGTTTCTTAGGGAAGATAGTGGGGACCTTAAAAAGTCGAAAGATAAAAGTggcaagaagaaaaagaagaaagggGCCTCTGGTGAACCAAAAAATGAAAGCGAGTATAAGAAAGGTTTAAGACCTGTTTTATGGTTGACACCTGATTTCCCTTTGAAAACGGAAGAGCTGTTGCCCTTGCTTGACATTCTTGCGAACAAGGTAAAAGCTGTTAGAAGATTGCGGGAGCTTCTGACAACCAAACTTCCTCTTGGCACTTTCCCTGTGAAG ATTGCCATCCCAATCGTCCCAACAATACGAGTGCTGGTAACATTTACGAAATTTGAGGAGCTTCAACCCACGGAGGAGTTCTCTACCCCTCTTTCGAGCCCTGCACATTTTCAAGATGGCAAATCAAAGGAGTCAGAAAGCTCAACGTCTTGGATTTCATGGATGAGGGGTAGCCGCGGAGGTCAATCAAATGATAGTGAAGGCCGGAGCTTTCGTGATGAAGTCGACCCTTTCCACATACCATCTGACTACACATGGGTTGATGCCAACGAGAAAAGGCGCCGCATGAAGGCCAAAAAAGCAAAGAGCAAGAAACACAAAAGGCATGGGACGACTAGAAATCCAGATGGTAATGGGATGCATCGTCCGTGCGAAGATATTGAGTAG